A genomic window from Nosocomiicoccus massiliensis includes:
- a CDS encoding phage major capsid protein codes for MNTVQEYFNKYRDYSMNEIEKRAEEINEEIDTNPNADVKKLNIEIEGLMKVKENILEKKENATEERSFNPITQMNFKEEVPTENIFDTKEYRLAFFKKMLGQELTSIEERTFNTAMEKQKVEGRANNFNTATNSSAVLPTQTLNEVIRLAKKQGGLLAHVRSFNMPTKIAIPIGTPHDKAQWHTEGKLVDAEIVETATVQFDGYEIIKVFSISAKAHKMSIQAFESYVTEELTSCVMEAIADAVINGTGKEQGTGLLTGVQWNDTNTLDLKGEYLDFTKALAKLKRGYSSNAKFAMSNATLYNTVYSIVDNNNRPIFLQDPRNESVGHILGKEVIIDDHIDDGVILLGDFKYMGVNISDGMMLEVSRESSFRSGLIDYRAMAIADTKPLVDEAFIKLTAPVEEV; via the coding sequence ATGAATACAGTACAAGAATACTTTAACAAATACCGTGATTACTCAATGAATGAAATTGAGAAACGTGCGGAAGAAATCAACGAGGAAATCGACACTAACCCAAATGCAGACGTGAAGAAATTAAATATTGAAATTGAAGGACTGATGAAAGTGAAAGAAAATATTTTAGAGAAAAAAGAAAACGCTACGGAAGAAAGAAGTTTCAACCCAATTACACAAATGAACTTTAAAGAGGAAGTACCGACTGAAAACATTTTTGATACAAAAGAATACAGATTAGCATTCTTCAAAAAGATGCTCGGACAAGAATTAACAAGTATTGAAGAACGTACATTCAATACAGCAATGGAAAAGCAAAAGGTAGAAGGTAGAGCGAACAACTTTAACACAGCTACAAACTCATCTGCCGTATTACCAACTCAAACACTTAACGAGGTTATCCGATTAGCTAAAAAGCAAGGCGGACTACTTGCACACGTTCGTAGTTTCAATATGCCTACAAAGATTGCTATTCCAATTGGAACACCACACGACAAAGCACAATGGCATACAGAAGGTAAGTTAGTTGATGCTGAAATTGTAGAAACTGCTACTGTCCAATTTGACGGTTACGAGATTATCAAAGTATTCTCTATCAGTGCTAAAGCACACAAAATGTCAATTCAAGCGTTCGAGTCATATGTAACAGAGGAATTAACTTCTTGTGTTATGGAGGCAATCGCTGATGCAGTAATTAACGGAACAGGTAAAGAACAAGGCACAGGGCTATTAACTGGCGTTCAGTGGAACGACACAAACACTCTAGATTTAAAAGGTGAGTATTTAGACTTTACGAAAGCACTCGCTAAATTAAAGCGTGGATATTCTAGCAATGCAAAATTTGCAATGAGCAACGCAACGCTATATAACACAGTGTATTCAATCGTGGATAACAACAACAGACCTATCTTCCTACAAGACCCACGCAATGAGTCGGTTGGTCATATTTTAGGTAAAGAGGTTATCATTGATGATCACATTGATGACGGCGTTATTTTACTCGGTGACTTTAAATATATGGGCGTAAACATTTCAGACGGTATGATGCTTGAAGTATCTCGTGAGTCATCATTTAGAAGTGGTTTAATCGACTATAGAGCAATGGCAATTGCAGATACAAAACCTTTAGTAGATGAGGCATTCATTAAACTAACTGCTCCAGTTGAAGAAGTATAA
- a CDS encoding helix-turn-helix domain-containing protein, whose product MKNQLRVILAIKKISVSEIYENTGVSKTTIYGLYHEKTKNPSLITVLNICDYLGITVDNFIHGLEEVS is encoded by the coding sequence ATGAAAAATCAATTAAGAGTGATTTTAGCGATAAAGAAAATATCAGTATCAGAGATTTATGAAAATACTGGTGTTTCTAAAACAACGATTTATGGTCTTTATCATGAAAAAACTAAAAACCCTAGTTTAATCACAGTATTAAATATTTGTGATTATTTAGGTATCACAGTTGATAACTTTATACACGGTTTAGAGGAGGTGAGTTAA
- a CDS encoding HK97 family phage prohead protease: protein MKEFRIAELRADEQENNELILEGVPILYDTPTVINAPFGSYKEVIQRGALDDTDLSDVSLYINHDVKRIPLARTPKTMQLRLGSAGLEIRAELPHTEEGRSVHTAVERGDLKGMSFAFTVDDDGSHYDAKTNTRTITKINKVYECSVVSFPAYPQTSVEARSQIEEVWNELNSHERQQTKIKINQLLKKEI, encoded by the coding sequence ATGAAAGAGTTTAGAATAGCAGAATTGAGAGCAGACGAGCAAGAAAACAATGAACTCATATTAGAAGGTGTACCGATTTTGTATGACACACCAACAGTTATAAACGCTCCATTTGGATCGTATAAAGAAGTTATACAGCGTGGTGCATTAGATGATACTGATTTATCTGATGTATCACTGTATATAAATCATGACGTTAAGAGAATACCACTCGCACGAACGCCAAAGACAATGCAGTTAAGACTAGGCTCGGCAGGGCTAGAAATAAGGGCGGAACTTCCACACACCGAAGAAGGTCGCAGTGTTCATACGGCAGTAGAACGAGGCGATTTAAAAGGTATGAGTTTTGCTTTTACTGTAGATGATGACGGTAGTCATTATGATGCGAAAACAAATACACGAACGATTACTAAAATCAATAAAGTGTATGAGTGTTCAGTGGTTTCATTTCCAGCATATCCACAAACGAGCGTGGAGGCACGTTCACAAATTGAGGAAGTATGGAATGAACTTAACAGTCATGAAAGGCAACAAACAAAAATTAAAATTAATCAATTACTAAAAAAGGAGATTTAA
- a CDS encoding tyrosine-type recombinase/integrase, translating into MTNITIQERKDIKDKNKRFRYVFHYKNKRYRGGGFPTKAIARQKAREHLEQLEGSPVATEKTFSKYYTDWLLLENKKEEISKKQYYWYTRSLDLFNEYFGEDIKINEIEKIDYRNFLKWYGDDRAFSTLKKVHSCLSQVFKFAHSEGDIFKDPTYQAKLRTYATGVNQADEDKFIKSTDDYLRLIEYFRSRKERSYLLLFIIAITGSRFSETNKLTEKDLLEGNRIHLRGTKNETSDRIVAISEKDMNYIRKRIDELPKKANGMIFDLSHNAGLKSYRKAFKDLNINYDRTLHSLRHTHCSYLLRKGINIEVVSKRLGHKSTTTTREIYSHILKELEDENAKKIRDLFS; encoded by the coding sequence ATGACTAACATCACCATTCAAGAAAGAAAAGATATAAAAGACAAAAATAAGCGTTTCAGATATGTATTTCACTACAAGAATAAGCGTTATAGAGGTGGTGGCTTTCCAACTAAAGCAATTGCACGACAAAAAGCACGGGAGCATTTAGAACAGCTGGAAGGCTCACCAGTCGCAACTGAAAAAACTTTCTCTAAGTATTATACAGATTGGTTATTACTGGAAAATAAGAAAGAAGAAATAAGTAAAAAGCAATATTACTGGTACACTCGTTCATTAGATTTATTTAATGAGTATTTTGGTGAAGATATTAAAATAAATGAGATAGAAAAGATAGATTATAGAAACTTCTTAAAGTGGTATGGTGATGATCGTGCATTTAGTACACTTAAAAAAGTACACTCTTGTTTGTCGCAAGTCTTTAAATTTGCCCATAGTGAAGGAGATATTTTCAAAGACCCTACTTATCAAGCAAAGTTAAGAACGTACGCTACAGGTGTAAATCAAGCTGATGAGGACAAGTTTATAAAAAGTACTGATGATTACTTAAGATTGATTGAGTACTTTAGAAGTCGTAAAGAACGCTCTTACCTACTACTCTTTATAATTGCAATTACTGGCTCACGATTTTCAGAAACAAATAAACTCACTGAAAAAGATTTACTGGAAGGTAATAGAATACACCTACGAGGAACAAAAAATGAAACAAGTGATCGTATTGTAGCTATTAGTGAAAAAGATATGAATTATATCAGAAAAAGAATAGATGAGTTACCTAAAAAGGCTAATGGAATGATTTTCGATTTATCCCACAATGCTGGTTTAAAATCTTACAGAAAAGCATTCAAAGATTTAAATATTAATTATGATCGTACACTTCACTCATTACGTCATACACATTGTAGCTATCTTTTAAGAAAAGGAATTAATATTGAAGTTGTATCTAAACGTTTAGGACACAAAAGCACCACGACTACGAGGGAAATTTATTCTCATATACTTAAGGAATTAGAAGATGAGAATGCAAAAAAAATACGGGACTTGTTTTCATAA
- a CDS encoding ribonucleoside-diphosphate reductase subunit alpha: MAKQPFYWLNEDSRVFLERGYLSEGETPEQRIRDIANKAEEILGIDGFSDKFYDYMGRGFYSLSSPVWSNFGKKRALSISCFGSYIEDNVPSIMDTASEVALMSKYGGGTSGYFGKIRPRGSEITDNGHTSGSVHFMKLFEQVTDTISQGSVRRGRFSPYLPIEHGDIHEFLDIGTEGNPIQTLTHGVSITDKWLEEMIRGDEEKRNVWAKLLSRRVQMGYPYIFFHDNANNDTVDVYKDKGLTINNSNLCSEIMLPNKEDWSFVCNLSSMNIERYDDWKDTDAVETMIYFLDAVMSEFIADLESMRDSEDAELREAFKHMKRAYKFAVENRALGLGVLGWHSYLQANMIPFESIEANKINSQIFSLMRKRAYKASEELAEKFGEPEVLKGYGRRNATLLAVAPTTSSSFILGQVSKSIEPFMSNYFVVDTAKVKKTMINPYLRELLEEKGKNTEEILKSIRDNDGSVQHLDFLSAREKEVFKTFGELNQYNVIEQASTRQQFIDQGQSLNIMVNPSHITAEELNELHLFAWANGIKSLYYQHGTNAAQQFNLSKICINCEA; encoded by the coding sequence TTGGCTAAACAACCATTTTATTGGCTTAACGAAGATTCTCGCGTCTTTCTAGAACGCGGGTATTTATCAGAAGGCGAAACACCTGAACAAAGAATAAGAGATATCGCAAATAAAGCAGAAGAAATTTTAGGTATAGATGGATTTTCAGATAAATTTTACGACTACATGGGTAGAGGGTTTTATTCACTTTCAAGCCCAGTATGGTCGAACTTTGGTAAAAAACGTGCATTATCAATTAGCTGCTTCGGTTCATATATTGAAGACAATGTGCCATCAATTATGGACACAGCAAGTGAAGTTGCATTAATGAGTAAATACGGTGGAGGAACGAGCGGTTACTTCGGTAAAATTCGTCCACGTGGATCTGAAATTACTGATAACGGACATACGAGTGGATCTGTTCACTTTATGAAACTATTCGAACAAGTTACTGACACGATTAGTCAGGGATCAGTTCGTCGTGGTCGTTTTAGTCCATATTTACCAATCGAACACGGGGATATCCACGAGTTTTTAGATATTGGTACAGAAGGAAACCCAATTCAAACGTTAACGCACGGAGTTTCAATAACAGACAAATGGCTTGAGGAAATGATCCGTGGAGATGAAGAAAAGCGTAACGTTTGGGCGAAACTCTTATCTAGACGTGTTCAAATGGGTTATCCGTACATTTTCTTCCATGACAATGCAAATAACGATACAGTAGATGTTTATAAAGACAAAGGGTTAACGATTAACAACTCAAACCTTTGTTCAGAAATTATGTTGCCAAACAAAGAAGACTGGTCATTCGTATGTAATTTATCTTCAATGAATATTGAACGTTATGACGATTGGAAAGACACAGATGCAGTAGAAACGATGATTTACTTCTTAGATGCAGTCATGAGTGAATTTATTGCTGATTTAGAATCTATGAGAGATTCTGAAGACGCAGAACTCCGTGAAGCATTTAAACATATGAAACGCGCTTATAAATTCGCGGTTGAAAACCGTGCATTAGGCCTTGGAGTACTTGGATGGCATTCATATTTACAAGCGAACATGATTCCATTTGAAAGTATCGAAGCAAACAAAATTAACTCACAAATCTTCTCACTTATGAGAAAGCGTGCGTATAAAGCAAGTGAAGAACTCGCAGAAAAATTCGGTGAACCAGAAGTACTAAAAGGATACGGTAGACGTAACGCAACGCTACTTGCGGTCGCACCAACAACGTCAAGCTCATTCATTTTAGGACAAGTATCAAAATCGATTGAACCGTTCATGTCAAACTACTTCGTAGTCGACACTGCAAAAGTTAAAAAGACAATGATTAACCCGTACTTAAGAGAATTATTAGAAGAAAAAGGTAAAAACACTGAAGAGATTCTAAAGTCAATTCGTGACAACGACGGATCAGTTCAGCACTTAGACTTTTTATCAGCAAGAGAAAAAGAAGTATTTAAAACGTTTGGTGAATTAAACCAATACAACGTGATTGAACAAGCATCAACAAGACAGCAATTCATCGACCAAGGTCAATCATTAAACATCATGGTAAACCCAAGTCACATTACAGCAGAAGAGTTAAACGAACTGCACTTATTCGCTTGGGCGAATGGTATCAAATCACTATACTATCAACATGGTACAAACGCTGCACAGCAATTTAACTTAAGCAAAATTTGTATCAACTGTGAAGCATAA
- a CDS encoding helix-turn-helix domain-containing protein: MIKSRLAVLMAERGLKISDVYYETGISKTTLMAISENTGKGVQYETVDRLCNYLGVTPCEFFEYSPYMIDLSTYFKSEREMSNLTLKVKKQSYEKNFYFTLSINSDPYYFPIDKNDYTAIIRINLEHTDLYDNEEFYKILDDLTVSFRTDFLNELVYKSKKLIIRAIKENHELDKVLIADKKNDIKQGDKVLIRLFEDTRHEKLKRMTLS; the protein is encoded by the coding sequence ATGATAAAAAGCAGATTAGCAGTGTTAATGGCGGAAAGAGGTTTAAAAATTTCAGATGTTTATTATGAAACAGGGATCTCAAAAACTACTCTAATGGCTATATCAGAAAATACGGGTAAAGGAGTTCAGTATGAAACAGTAGATAGACTTTGTAACTATTTAGGTGTGACACCATGCGAGTTTTTTGAATACTCTCCTTATATGATTGATTTATCAACTTACTTTAAGAGTGAAAGAGAGATGAGTAATTTAACTTTAAAAGTTAAAAAGCAATCGTATGAGAAAAACTTTTATTTCACCTTATCGATTAATTCAGATCCATACTATTTTCCAATAGATAAAAATGATTACACGGCGATTATTAGAATTAATCTTGAACATACAGATTTATATGATAATGAGGAATTTTATAAAATTTTAGATGATTTAACAGTTTCATTTAGAACAGACTTCCTAAATGAATTGGTATATAAATCAAAAAAGTTAATAATTAGAGCCATTAAAGAAAACCATGAATTAGATAAGGTACTTATTGCAGATAAAAAAAATGATATAAAACAAGGCGACAAAGTGTTAATAAGGTTGTTTGAAGATACAAGACATGAAAAATTAAAAAGAATGACATTATCATAG
- a CDS encoding phage portal protein, with translation MASLLDRILGINKIKEKQTERLELLTSNIGIFNSFTGNAYENEVFRFAVDSIARNIGKLRGRHIVHTKNYSERSNGNTQLNRILGNRPNPYMTSYDFLYKLCTHLYIHNNAFALLDKDDNGNLRAIYPLHSVNMEYVTDLSGELYCKFLFANGKHATFHINQLIILRRHFNSNELLGDSNASILPTLEVAHMQNEGMTHAIRNSTNLKGILKYSQTISPDNLKKEKDSFVRDYLDISNTGGIASLDAKAEYIPLKPTDADINSNEIEAIKTKIYDYLGVSERIVNSTYSEDEWSAFYESIIEPFALQLSQELTEKVFTEREQSFGNEIIFESNRLQFASNKSKTATIEKLVPLGILTPNQALEMLNLPPIENGDEHIMSLNYIDKNIAEQYQLNKSEGDKNERV, from the coding sequence ATGGCAAGTTTACTAGATAGAATATTAGGCATTAACAAGATTAAAGAAAAGCAAACTGAACGGCTGGAGTTACTAACTTCTAACATTGGCATATTCAATAGCTTTACTGGTAATGCTTATGAGAATGAGGTATTTAGATTTGCAGTTGACAGTATCGCTCGAAATATTGGGAAGTTAAGAGGTCGCCACATTGTACACACTAAAAACTATAGTGAGCGTTCCAACGGTAACACACAACTAAATAGAATACTTGGTAACAGACCAAACCCATATATGACGAGTTACGATTTTCTTTATAAATTATGTACGCATTTATACATTCACAACAACGCATTTGCATTACTGGATAAAGATGATAACGGTAATTTACGTGCAATATACCCGTTGCACTCGGTGAATATGGAATATGTCACGGACTTAAGCGGTGAACTGTATTGTAAATTCTTATTTGCCAACGGGAAACACGCAACGTTTCATATTAATCAACTCATCATATTAAGACGACACTTCAACTCTAATGAGTTACTCGGTGACTCTAACGCATCTATTTTACCGACTTTAGAAGTCGCACATATGCAGAACGAGGGCATGACACACGCTATTAGGAATAGTACTAACTTAAAAGGAATTTTAAAGTATAGCCAAACAATCAGCCCCGATAATTTGAAGAAGGAAAAAGATAGTTTTGTAAGAGATTACCTTGATATTTCAAACACTGGAGGCATTGCCTCACTTGATGCAAAGGCGGAATATATACCACTTAAACCAACTGATGCAGATATTAACAGTAATGAAATTGAGGCAATCAAAACAAAGATATATGACTATCTCGGTGTAAGTGAACGTATTGTAAATAGCACATATTCAGAAGATGAGTGGAGTGCATTTTATGAAAGTATCATTGAGCCATTTGCATTACAGTTATCGCAGGAACTCACTGAAAAGGTATTTACAGAGCGTGAGCAGTCATTTGGTAATGAAATTATATTTGAGTCTAATAGGCTACAGTTCGCTAGTAACAAGAGTAAGACGGCAACTATTGAGAAGTTAGTACCATTAGGCATACTCACACCAAATCAAGCCCTAGAGATGCTTAATTTACCTCCTATAGAAAATGGAGATGAACACATTATGTCATTAAACTACATTGATAAAAATATTGCTGAACAATACCAATTAAACAAGTCGGAAGGTGATAAAAATGAAAGAGTTTAG
- a CDS encoding DNA primase family protein gives MAKKLEEYADIELVDVTSETGREKHSARETGKPINSKIYREIKKIKEENKSDLPYGNELKKRLKQARNTKLEEINEYRRATMEKPQEVKRLSPLQVANLFIETGLVKFNLFDDQENSRIGMYLSDEGIYTVNLFYIQRVISYVEESFTENHANNVIYHLRQKLSIKQPTKDKNLIAVNNGIFNNKTKKLEPFSPDYIFTTKISTNYIDNPKKPKWNVEEWLSSIACNDADLKTLLWQVINETLNGNYTRGKAFFLTGEGNNGKGTFQKFLTNLIGENNYQAIKVDQFDERFITSSMVGKSLILGDDVPPNVYVDNSSVFKSLITGDPVMIEYKNKQPYTLELTPTIIQSTNGMPKFKDKTHGLLRRIQIVPFRADFNGAIEDKRIKDEYIHKKEVLEYVLNKAIKMEFDKFIQPKATLDAMEIYKEENDPVYEFYKNIFKNWKAEYIPKRFVFEGYEKFCEVYNYRALGSRKFHKDFKNYAIKDYEESTKKITPDIIADLKDDSERQDFTFYSPLDPIAYVVYENKKS, from the coding sequence TTGGCAAAAAAGCTAGAAGAATATGCAGATATTGAATTAGTTGATGTTACTAGTGAAACGGGCAGAGAGAAACACTCTGCTCGTGAAACTGGTAAACCGATTAACTCAAAGATATATCGAGAGATTAAAAAAATAAAAGAAGAAAATAAATCAGATTTACCTTATGGAAACGAATTAAAAAAACGATTAAAACAAGCAAGAAACACAAAGCTAGAAGAAATTAATGAGTATCGTAGAGCAACTATGGAAAAGCCTCAAGAGGTTAAACGATTAAGTCCATTACAGGTTGCTAATTTATTTATTGAAACTGGTCTAGTTAAATTTAATTTATTTGATGATCAAGAGAATAGCAGAATTGGAATGTATTTATCTGATGAAGGAATTTATACGGTCAATCTATTCTATATACAAAGAGTTATTAGCTATGTAGAAGAAAGTTTTACTGAAAACCATGCCAACAATGTTATTTATCATTTAAGGCAAAAATTAAGTATTAAACAACCAACAAAAGATAAAAATTTAATAGCGGTTAATAATGGCATATTTAACAACAAAACTAAAAAACTAGAGCCATTTAGCCCCGATTATATATTCACTACTAAAATATCAACAAATTATATTGATAACCCTAAAAAACCGAAATGGAATGTAGAAGAATGGTTGTCGTCAATTGCTTGTAATGATGCAGATCTAAAAACATTGTTATGGCAAGTTATAAATGAAACATTAAACGGAAACTATACAAGAGGTAAAGCGTTCTTCTTAACTGGTGAAGGTAATAACGGTAAGGGTACATTTCAAAAGTTTTTAACAAATCTTATAGGGGAGAATAACTATCAAGCAATTAAAGTAGACCAATTTGATGAACGTTTTATAACTAGTTCAATGGTTGGAAAATCACTAATTTTAGGTGATGACGTACCGCCAAATGTATACGTTGATAATTCTTCAGTATTTAAAAGTCTTATTACTGGTGATCCAGTTATGATTGAATACAAAAACAAACAACCGTACACGTTAGAATTAACGCCTACGATAATTCAATCAACAAATGGAATGCCAAAGTTTAAAGATAAAACACACGGACTATTACGCAGGATACAAATTGTACCTTTTAGAGCAGATTTTAACGGTGCAATTGAAGATAAAAGAATAAAAGATGAATACATTCATAAAAAAGAAGTTCTCGAGTACGTTCTTAATAAGGCAATTAAAATGGAGTTTGATAAATTTATTCAGCCAAAAGCAACCCTAGATGCAATGGAAATATACAAAGAAGAAAACGACCCAGTTTATGAGTTTTATAAGAACATATTTAAAAATTGGAAAGCTGAATATATACCTAAAAGATTTGTGTTTGAAGGATATGAAAAGTTTTGTGAAGTATACAATTACCGTGCTTTAGGCAGTCGCAAATTTCATAAAGATTTTAAAAACTATGCAATTAAAGATTATGAAGAAAGCACTAAAAAAATAACGCCCGATATAATAGCAGATTTAAAAGACGATAGCGAAAGACAAGATTTTACTTTTTATAGTCCTTTAGACCCAATCGCATACGTTGTTTACGAAAATAAAAAAAGTTAG
- a CDS encoding thermonuclease family protein: MNKKFNVNDLYKPGKDPFKKFRKLSLPGLLIVFLFLIVLYFVSENPKIVETGVDINDAESLVKYEVTVDFHIDGDTTRFYFNDESYSFRYLLIDTPEIGRKSGEKDEPFAKEALHRVEDLLNDAEHIYVMFDQSQTDNYGRYLVYVFADDIMVNEQLVKEGLAEVKYVYPPNTTYENKMRQAEEEAKRKKVGMWR, from the coding sequence ATGAACAAGAAATTTAACGTGAACGACCTATATAAACCAGGTAAAGATCCTTTTAAAAAGTTTCGCAAATTAAGTTTACCTGGTTTACTGATTGTCTTTCTGTTTTTAATAGTATTATATTTCGTCAGTGAGAATCCAAAAATTGTCGAAACTGGTGTAGATATAAATGATGCTGAAAGTCTCGTAAAATACGAAGTGACAGTTGATTTTCATATAGATGGAGATACGACTCGATTTTACTTTAATGATGAAAGTTATTCCTTTAGATATTTACTAATTGATACTCCTGAAATCGGCAGAAAATCTGGTGAGAAAGACGAGCCGTTTGCAAAAGAAGCTTTACATAGAGTAGAAGACTTACTTAACGATGCAGAACATATATATGTTATGTTTGATCAATCACAAACAGATAATTATGGTAGATATTTAGTATATGTATTTGCGGATGACATAATGGTCAACGAACAACTTGTAAAAGAAGGTCTTGCAGAAGTAAAGTACGTATACCCGCCAAATACAACGTATGAGAATAAAATGCGACAAGCAGAAGAAGAAGCGAAAAGAAAGAAAGTCGGTATGTGGCGATAA